A window of Cryptomeria japonica chromosome 3, Sugi_1.0, whole genome shotgun sequence contains these coding sequences:
- the LOC131062417 gene encoding transcription initiation factor IIA subunit 2 isoform X2 has translation MATFELYRRSTIGMCLTETLDELVSNGTLTPEHAIQVLVQFDKSMAEALETHVKSKVTIKCLKSLHSNILWLRSYLKDGTFAHLQIL, from the exons ATGGCGACCTTTGAGCTGTACCGGAGATCCACAATCGGCATGTGTCTCACGGAGACATTGGATGAACTCGTTTCAAACGGCACTCTCACTCCGGAACACGCAATTCAAGTGCTGGTGCAGTTTGATAAG TCTATGGCAGAAGCTCTGGAGACACATGTGAAGAGCAAGGTCACTATTAAG TGCCTCAAGAGTTTGCACTCAAACATTCTCTGGCTACGCTCATACTTGAAAGATG